The proteins below are encoded in one region of uncultured Eubacteriales bacterium:
- a CDS encoding Prevent-host-death family protein, with product MNINTDSMVSITEANQNFSKVARLVDERGTAVILKNNVPRYLVIDFQQAEGEQSVSDEDVRSISKRLIAKNRKAYEELAK from the coding sequence ATGAATATCAACACTGACAGCATGGTTTCTATCACAGAGGCGAATCAGAACTTTTCTAAGGTTGCCCGGCTGGTGGATGAGCGCGGCACTGCGGTGATTCTAAAGAATAATGTCCCCCGCTACCTCGTCATTGACTTTCAGCAGGCCGAGGGGGAGCAGTCCGTGTCCGACGAGGATGTACGCTCCATCTCCAAGCGGTTGATTGCGAAGAACCGCAAGGCGTATGAGGAGCTTGCTAAATGA
- a CDS encoding conserved hypothetical protein (Evidence 4 : Homologs of previously reported genes of unknown function) yields MEEFFICSGCGEEHPISERTVLNEQELCERCLVEETILCARCGERIYRDDNAGNDDTPLCQSCYDRYYSSCIRCGVPVHNDDAFYAADDGDECEPLCSECYHHTENGKPIHEYSYKPDPIFYGEGDRYFGVELEVDGAGELGSNARVLLTAANTQEEHAYCKHDGSLNDGIEIVTHPMTLRYHQDTMPWPCVLHAALDMGYTSHLARTCGLHIHVNRTAFGDTEQQQDISIARILYFFEKHWEELLKFSRRTESQLRHWAARYGYKEQPMDILDHAKKGCGSERYSSVNLVNRETIEFRIFRGTLKLNTLIATLQLVDKICDVAISSSDDELKGLSWTSFAASLSAEQSPELVQYLKERRLYVNEPVAAEGEV; encoded by the coding sequence ATGGAAGAATTCTTTATCTGTAGCGGCTGCGGAGAGGAACACCCGATTTCAGAGCGTACCGTACTTAACGAACAGGAGCTGTGTGAGCGCTGTCTGGTAGAGGAAACAATCCTCTGCGCCAGATGCGGGGAGCGTATCTACCGGGATGACAATGCCGGGAATGACGATACACCTCTTTGCCAAAGTTGCTATGACCGCTATTACAGCAGCTGCATCCGCTGCGGCGTTCCAGTTCACAACGATGACGCGTTCTATGCCGCTGATGACGGTGACGAGTGTGAACCCCTTTGCTCTGAATGCTACCATCACACCGAGAATGGAAAGCCCATCCATGAGTATTCGTACAAACCAGACCCCATCTTCTATGGCGAAGGCGACCGTTACTTTGGCGTAGAGCTGGAGGTAGACGGAGCCGGTGAGCTTGGCAGCAACGCCCGGGTCCTCTTGACCGCTGCCAATACCCAGGAGGAGCACGCCTACTGCAAGCACGACGGCTCTCTGAATGACGGCATCGAAATTGTCACCCACCCCATGACGCTGCGCTATCATCAGGATACCATGCCCTGGCCCTGTGTGCTGCACGCGGCCCTTGATATGGGGTATACCAGCCATCTAGCCAGAACCTGCGGCCTTCATATCCATGTGAACCGTACCGCCTTCGGGGATACGGAGCAGCAGCAGGACATAAGCATTGCCCGCATCCTCTACTTCTTCGAGAAACATTGGGAGGAGCTTTTGAAGTTCAGCAGACGGACGGAAAGCCAGCTGAGACACTGGGCGGCACGGTACGGCTACAAGGAGCAGCCGATGGATATCCTGGACCACGCAAAGAAAGGCTGTGGCAGTGAGCGATATTCCTCGGTCAACCTGGTAAACCGAGAGACCATTGAATTCCGCATCTTCCGCGGAACCCTTAAACTGAATACGCTTATCGCCACGCTGCAGCTTGTAGACAAGATCTGTGACGTGGCGATTTCTTCGTCCGACGATGAGCTAAAGGGCCTCTCCTGGACCTCTTTCGCGGCCTCTCTCAGCGCCGAGCAGTCTCCCGAGCTGGTGCAGTACCTGAAGGAGCGCCGCCTGTACGTCAACGAGCCTGTTGCGGCAGAGGGGGAAGTCTGA
- a CDS encoding conserved hypothetical protein (Evidence 4 : Homologs of previously reported genes of unknown function) yields the protein MELKMEITNVKCIKKLQFTFPLDSGIYAITGENGCGKSTLIACASTVFYQMPMYDYFGRPNGAIINFSIDAAIRGWNYTNNHWNKANTGNPMKINGFYEGSIIFGNRFKDTSFSVIRILDELQKNDLQTADDFVRTNLGLILHNNPEYYKKLYVLKKTVAMKQKLSGDPYFIETLQGDLISQARMSTGENLLVSVLHSLKILHNKRTIHNDGRPCIVFLDEIELALHSSALRRLILFLKEIANFLNLAIFFSTHSLELLREIKPQNIYYLQYNVDDSISVTNPCYPAYATRNLYSDDGYGNDMVILVEDDLAKIIVEKIMFNKCLLQNIRVKVLPTGGWTNTITMAYDITSTNLLLKGTKLAIVLDKDIQKDVPAFIRNHKECSGLKIDFLPIKSLEKYLRDNLFIKVDAAFFSELDSYIFLKTPLAELLNKYKRENKKDDSDGKILYGYLLNELKSMRKDRDDLAEVVVRYIMIHEATEVSELEEYLKGKIQG from the coding sequence ATGGAACTAAAAATGGAAATTACAAATGTGAAGTGCATAAAAAAGCTGCAATTTACTTTCCCACTGGATTCTGGTATTTATGCAATTACGGGAGAAAATGGATGTGGCAAAAGTACGCTTATTGCATGTGCATCTACTGTTTTCTACCAGATGCCAATGTATGATTATTTTGGAAGGCCAAACGGAGCTATCATTAATTTTTCCATAGATGCAGCTATAAGAGGCTGGAACTACACCAATAATCACTGGAATAAAGCGAACACGGGCAATCCGATGAAGATTAATGGTTTCTATGAAGGTAGCATTATCTTTGGAAATCGATTTAAGGATACGAGTTTTTCTGTAATACGTATTTTAGATGAGTTGCAGAAAAATGATTTGCAAACTGCGGATGATTTTGTAAGAACAAATTTAGGGCTTATCTTACATAACAATCCAGAATATTACAAAAAATTATATGTATTGAAAAAAACCGTTGCAATGAAACAGAAGTTATCCGGCGATCCATATTTTATTGAAACCCTCCAAGGGGACTTAATTAGTCAAGCTCGAATGTCTACAGGAGAAAATTTATTGGTAAGTGTTCTCCATTCTTTAAAAATATTACATAATAAACGAACAATACACAATGATGGGCGCCCATGTATCGTCTTCTTGGATGAAATAGAGCTTGCGCTTCATTCATCAGCTCTGCGCCGGCTAATTCTTTTCTTGAAAGAAATCGCAAATTTTTTGAATTTAGCAATTTTTTTCTCCACGCACTCACTTGAATTGTTAAGAGAAATAAAGCCTCAAAATATTTACTATTTGCAATATAATGTTGATGATTCTATCTCTGTAACAAATCCATGTTATCCAGCATATGCAACAAGAAACTTGTATAGTGACGATGGCTATGGAAACGACATGGTAATTCTTGTAGAAGACGATTTAGCTAAAATCATTGTAGAAAAAATTATGTTTAATAAATGCTTATTGCAAAATATACGGGTTAAAGTTCTCCCAACGGGCGGTTGGACTAATACTATCACCATGGCATATGATATCACATCAACCAACCTTTTACTCAAAGGCACAAAACTGGCAATTGTCTTGGACAAAGATATTCAAAAGGATGTTCCAGCCTTTATTAGAAATCACAAAGAATGTAGTGGTCTAAAAATTGATTTTCTACCCATTAAGAGTTTAGAAAAATATCTTCGTGATAATCTATTTATTAAAGTTGATGCCGCCTTTTTTTCTGAACTTGATAGTTATATCTTTTTAAAAACCCCGTTAGCAGAATTACTAAACAAGTATAAGAGAGAAAATAAAAAAGATGATTCTGATGGGAAAATCCTATATGGATATCTATTGAATGAACTAAAATCTATGCGTAAAGATCGAGATGATTTAGCAGAAGTTGTTGTTCGGTATATAATGATTCATGAAGCAACAGAAGTTAGCGAGCTGGAAGAATACTTAAAAGGTAAAATACAAGGCTAA
- a CDS encoding conserved membrane hypothetical protein (Evidence 4 : Homologs of previously reported genes of unknown function) codes for MAWWKRFQQNNIHDHLLRAAMAAVGCMFAVFLCNALGLQNASSAGIITLLSLQSTKKETLLTALRRGWAFAMAVAIALVCFSVLGYTLLAFGVYVMFFVFVCRLFALENAIAMCSVLIAHFWLAENMAWGLVWNEALLLLLGAGVGILLNLFLPRQISAIRKGQRQVEEQFRRILLQMAENMADAISGEEICPAYSAPAAEAENILVELEQTLLQVHEQAEAVAGNTLTVDARYYSQYIEMRKNQLAVLRRMQEDISRMRCIPKQAGPIAALLQKIATSFHEYNNSEALLVYVRALHEDFREDELPIERAEFEARAMLFALLGDIEYFLLLKNIFSKSLTWEQKKLFWPDNE; via the coding sequence ATGGCGTGGTGGAAGAGATTTCAACAAAACAATATACATGACCACCTGCTTCGGGCAGCTATGGCCGCCGTCGGGTGTATGTTTGCAGTTTTTTTATGCAATGCTTTGGGACTTCAGAACGCATCTTCCGCCGGAATTATTACGCTTTTAAGCCTGCAAAGCACCAAAAAGGAAACATTGCTGACCGCACTGCGGAGAGGGTGGGCATTTGCCATGGCTGTGGCGATTGCCTTGGTGTGTTTTTCTGTGCTGGGGTACACGCTTTTGGCATTTGGCGTGTATGTGATGTTCTTTGTTTTTGTGTGCCGGCTTTTTGCGCTGGAGAATGCCATTGCCATGTGTTCCGTGCTGATAGCGCATTTCTGGCTTGCGGAGAATATGGCATGGGGCCTTGTATGGAATGAGGCGCTTCTTTTGCTTCTCGGCGCGGGAGTGGGCATACTCTTGAACCTTTTTTTGCCGAGACAAATTAGCGCCATACGCAAAGGGCAGCGGCAGGTGGAGGAGCAGTTTCGCCGGATTTTATTGCAAATGGCGGAAAACATGGCAGACGCGATTTCCGGGGAAGAAATATGCCCCGCATATTCGGCACCGGCGGCGGAAGCAGAGAATATACTGGTTGAACTGGAGCAAACCCTGCTGCAGGTGCACGAGCAGGCTGAAGCCGTTGCGGGCAACACTCTGACGGTGGATGCCCGTTATTATTCTCAGTATATTGAAATGCGCAAAAACCAGTTGGCTGTGCTACGGCGTATGCAGGAGGATATTTCTCGTATGCGCTGTATTCCGAAACAGGCTGGCCCGATTGCGGCGCTCTTACAGAAGATCGCCACTTCCTTTCATGAATATAACAATTCTGAGGCGCTCCTAGTCTATGTGCGCGCCCTGCACGAAGACTTTCGTGAAGACGAGCTCCCGATAGAACGGGCAGAATTTGAGGCTCGCGCTATGCTGTTCGCGCTACTCGGTGATATCGAATATTTCCTGCTGCTAAAAAACATTTTTTCTAAAAGCCTTACATGGGAGCAAAAAAAGCTGTTTTGGCCGGACAACGAATAA
- a CDS encoding conserved hypothetical protein (Evidence 4 : Homologs of previously reported genes of unknown function) has product MVLFIYAWAGYWAAGQVLYKNKIVFRKFGVLFFEKLILGIFLGWILIPIALIRIIFGV; this is encoded by the coding sequence GTGGTATTGTTTATTTATGCTTGGGCAGGTTATTGGGCAGCTGGACAAGTTCTTTACAAGAATAAGATTGTGTTTAGAAAATTTGGCGTCTTATTCTTTGAAAAACTGATTCTAGGTATCTTTCTCGGTTGGATTCTGATTCCAATTGCTTTAATTAGAATAATATTTGGTGTTTAG
- a CDS encoding Helix-turn-helix domain protein encodes MEWTLIGQRVRKQREFLGYTREQLAEQLDVTPKFCSDIELGLKGMSVPTLCRISEVLHLSTDYILFGTEEANDVSATTRMLQQCPPNKLHYIESILKMFLLAIDDKRD; translated from the coding sequence ATGGAATGGACTTTGATTGGTCAGCGGGTCCGCAAGCAGCGGGAATTTCTTGGATACACCAGAGAGCAGCTTGCCGAGCAATTGGACGTAACCCCAAAGTTTTGCTCGGATATAGAACTGGGCTTGAAAGGTATGTCGGTTCCCACCCTGTGTCGCATTTCAGAGGTTCTGCACCTATCCACCGACTACATCCTCTTTGGCACAGAGGAAGCGAACGATGTCAGCGCAACCACGCGTATGCTCCAGCAGTGTCCACCGAATAAGCTTCATTACATAGAGAGCATACTGAAAATGTTCTTACTGGCGATTGATGATAAAAGGGATTAG
- a CDS encoding Death-on-curing family protein, producing the protein MIRLTVEQVKLLHSDLMSETGGLDGLRDADLLDSALNVSFQTFDDQPLYPSLQQKAARLCHSLVQNHPFVDGNKRIGVHAMLVFLSLSGVELDYMQEELIDLGLGLAAGKVSYEEVLRWILGHQQ; encoded by the coding sequence ATGATACGCTTAACGGTGGAACAGGTAAAGCTCCTCCACAGCGATCTGATGTCTGAGACGGGGGGACTCGATGGGCTCCGCGATGCTGATTTATTGGATTCAGCCCTAAATGTTTCATTCCAGACCTTTGATGACCAGCCGCTATATCCCTCTTTGCAGCAGAAGGCGGCAAGGCTTTGCCACTCGCTGGTGCAGAATCACCCCTTTGTGGATGGAAACAAGCGAATTGGCGTTCACGCCATGCTGGTATTCTTGTCTCTCAGTGGTGTAGAGCTGGACTATATGCAGGAAGAGCTGATTGATTTGGGCCTGGGGCTAGCTGCCGGCAAGGTTTCATACGAAGAAGTGCTGCGGTGGATACTAGGCCATCAGCAGTAG
- a CDS encoding Fic family protein, which produces MSYSIDAQSSDCYPGTSILINKLDIQNQKQLEESETLVTTARSLQFELFPFVEELDFTYYRRLHRFVFESLYGWAGELRTVNLSKQHTRFCPVEDLETLAAACFSRLKQMDYFCNLPRDSFLEELVDFYISINYLHPFREGNGRVQRLYFRQLAARAGYKLNFAAIDSDEMMLATIHAASGIVDTMRRAFDRIIETK; this is translated from the coding sequence ATGTCGTATAGCATTGATGCGCAAAGCAGCGACTGTTATCCCGGGACCTCTATTTTAATAAATAAGTTGGATATTCAAAATCAAAAGCAGTTGGAAGAGAGTGAGACCTTGGTAACCACGGCGCGATCTCTCCAATTTGAGCTTTTTCCCTTTGTGGAAGAGCTGGACTTCACTTACTATCGGAGGCTTCACCGATTTGTATTTGAAAGTCTGTATGGTTGGGCCGGAGAATTGAGGACAGTTAATTTAAGTAAGCAGCACACCAGATTCTGCCCTGTGGAGGATTTAGAAACACTGGCCGCCGCTTGCTTTAGCCGATTGAAGCAAATGGATTATTTCTGTAATCTGCCAAGAGATTCTTTTCTTGAAGAATTGGTGGACTTCTATATATCTATCAATTACCTGCACCCTTTCCGTGAGGGCAATGGCCGTGTACAGCGGCTCTATTTCCGGCAGCTGGCAGCCAGGGCAGGGTACAAGTTAAATTTTGCGGCAATAGACAGTGACGAAATGATGCTTGCTACCATACACGCAGCCAGCGGAATCGTTGACACAATGCGCAGGGCCTTTGACCGTATCATTGAAACGAAATAA
- a CDS encoding conserved hypothetical protein (Evidence 4 : Homologs of previously reported genes of unknown function), with translation MCCLFGLIDYGHTLSGKQKSYIISTLATVCEARGTDATGIAYNSGGQLRIYKRPVPAHKLKFRIPNDASVIMGHTRMTTQGSEKKNYNNHPFRGTAGGKPFALAHNGVLHNDILLRRELHLPKTSIETDSFIGVQLIERQRTLGFESLRAMAEKVEGAFTFTVMDDLDALYIIKGDNPMCLCHFPKRRFYLYASTEEIMGLTLRCLGLTSEKPRKVPACCGDILRIGHGGEITNGTFNTSFLLQYRYASYCAPFYHPQTNKTAGRAKANRTYLDELKSFSMSFGYSPEEIDALADQGYEPEEIEEILYCGWT, from the coding sequence ATGTGCTGTCTGTTCGGTCTAATAGATTACGGGCACACGCTCTCCGGCAAGCAAAAGTCCTACATCATTTCCACTTTAGCCACCGTATGTGAGGCCAGAGGGACCGATGCTACCGGCATTGCCTACAACTCCGGGGGCCAGCTCCGGATCTACAAGCGTCCAGTCCCGGCCCACAAACTGAAATTCCGTATTCCCAACGACGCATCGGTCATTATGGGACATACACGCATGACCACCCAGGGCAGTGAAAAGAAGAACTACAATAACCATCCGTTCCGAGGCACGGCAGGGGGAAAGCCCTTCGCCCTGGCCCACAACGGCGTACTGCATAACGATATCCTCCTGCGCCGAGAACTGCACTTGCCCAAAACCAGTATTGAAACAGACAGCTTTATCGGCGTCCAGCTGATTGAGCGGCAGAGAACCTTAGGGTTCGAGAGCCTCAGGGCCATGGCAGAAAAGGTGGAAGGGGCTTTTACGTTCACCGTTATGGACGACCTGGATGCCCTCTATATCATCAAGGGAGACAACCCTATGTGCCTCTGTCACTTTCCAAAGCGGAGGTTCTACCTCTATGCCTCTACAGAGGAGATTATGGGACTGACGCTCAGGTGTTTGGGCCTGACCTCTGAGAAACCACGGAAGGTGCCGGCATGCTGTGGCGACATCCTGCGTATAGGCCACGGCGGGGAGATCACCAACGGCACATTTAATACCTCGTTCCTGCTCCAGTACCGCTATGCGTCCTACTGTGCACCGTTCTATCACCCTCAGACAAACAAGACGGCTGGCCGGGCAAAAGCGAACCGCACTTATCTTGACGAACTGAAGTCCTTCTCTATGTCCTTTGGCTACAGCCCTGAGGAAATCGACGCGCTGGCTGACCAGGGCTATGAACCGGAAGAGATCGAAGAAATATTGTACTGTGGATGGACATAA
- a CDS encoding DNA binding domain-containing protein (modular protein) produces the protein MMEFINDYGYRYGYDDDERLAPYLRAEEVMSLLCIGKNTFYRLVNSGELKGFRIGKQWRIARESIKNFADEKATRR, from the coding sequence ATGATGGAATTTATAAATGATTATGGCTATCGGTATGGCTACGATGATGACGAACGGCTTGCACCCTATTTGAGGGCAGAAGAGGTCATGTCGCTATTGTGCATCGGGAAGAACACATTTTATCGGCTAGTGAACTCCGGCGAACTAAAGGGGTTCCGTATTGGAAAGCAGTGGAGAATAGCAAGGGAGTCCATCAAAAATTTTGCAGACGAAAAAGCAACCCGTAGGTAG
- a CDS encoding hypothetical protein (Evidence 5 : No homology to any previously reported sequences), with translation MAGIPHIKGRVQHTGPGHGILMIAQRHGVGDNFDAVIQRAVVLAVGVLLLGIGSGQEDPGVAAKLTGSVYLQLYAKVTVAFAIEDGVWFVRILMDGLSILGVMVAFRAKGFTLVTVISGIERVIVVNWNAAADAAAVIAVIATLAKRCIVIPGIVIPVDTLPASGAEDCFLYQTALTQLLFVKYGTL, from the coding sequence ATGGCTGGTATACCCCATATCAAGGGCCGCGTGCAGCACACAGGGCCAGGGCATGGTATCCTGATGATAGCGCAGCGTCATGGGGTGGGTGACAATTTCGATGCCGTCATTCAGAGAGCCGTCGTGCTTGCAGTAGGCGTGCTCCTCCTGGGTATTGGCAGCGGTCAAGAGGACCCGGGCGTTGCTGCCAAGCTCACCGGCTCCGTCTACCTCCAGCTCTACGCCAAAGTAACGGTCGCCTTCGCCATAGAAGATGGGGTCTGGTTTGTACGAATACTCATGGATGGGCTTTCCATTCTCGGTGTGATGGTAGCATTCAGAGCAAAGGGGTTCACACTCGTCACCGTCATCAGCGGCATAGAACGCGTCATCGTTGTGAACTGGAACGCCGCAGCGGATGCAGCTGCTGTAATAGCGGTCATAGCAACTTTGGCAAAGAGGTGTATCGTCATTCCCGGCATTGTCATCCCGGTAGATACGCTCCCCGCATCTGGCGCAGAGGATTGTTTCCTCTACCAGACAGCGCTCACACAGCTCCTGTTCGTTAAGTACGGTACGCTCTGA
- a CDS encoding hypothetical protein (Evidence 5 : No homology to any previously reported sequences), producing MPEAQMNMLPDIFDNLLMSAQMEGLTVTEQIWSMCVAIAAGDCTLEDCLKQIGAGYKE from the coding sequence ATGCCTGAAGCACAAATGAATATGCTGCCTGATATCTTTGATAACCTCCTTATGTCCGCTCAAATGGAGGGACTGACCGTCACAGAACAAATTTGGAGCATGTGTGTGGCGATTGCCGCAGGTGACTGTACGCTGGAGGATTGCCTGAAGCAGATCGGTGCAGGATATAAGGAGTAA
- a CDS encoding Resolvase, N-terminal domain protein produces MSAIKIGYIRVSTEEQSTLRQEAIMGDLGVDEVYIDKASGKNTDRPELRRMLHYVRRGDTVIVESISRFARNTRDLLDLVEQLAAKEVGFVSKKEAIDTSTPTGKFMLTVFGAVAELEREYILQRQREGIEIAKRQSGKYTGRKSIQHPDFHKVITHWRGGNITATQAMRQLGMSKATFYRKVKGIS; encoded by the coding sequence ATGTCAGCAATTAAAATTGGTTATATCCGAGTCAGTACCGAGGAGCAGAGCACCCTGAGGCAAGAGGCCATCATGGGTGATCTGGGTGTGGACGAGGTTTACATAGATAAGGCCAGCGGAAAGAATACCGACCGACCTGAGTTGCGCAGGATGCTCCACTACGTCCGGCGGGGCGACACAGTCATTGTGGAGTCCATCAGCAGGTTTGCGCGTAACACGCGAGACCTGCTGGACTTAGTGGAGCAGCTTGCGGCGAAGGAGGTCGGGTTTGTATCTAAAAAGGAGGCCATCGACACCAGCACACCCACAGGAAAGTTCATGCTCACTGTTTTCGGTGCGGTAGCCGAGCTGGAGCGTGAGTACATCCTCCAGCGCCAGCGGGAAGGTATTGAGATTGCGAAACGCCAGAGCGGCAAGTATACCGGTCGCAAGTCCATTCAGCACCCGGACTTCCATAAGGTAATTACCCATTGGAGGGGCGGTAATATTACTGCCACTCAGGCCATGAGACAGCTTGGGATGAGTAAAGCGACCTTCTATCGAAAGGTGAAAGGGATTAGCTAA
- a CDS encoding exported hypothetical protein (Evidence 5 : No homology to any previously reported sequences) — translation MRVKRITAILMLLVALLVTVTGCSDELPSGLPDVYEIAKINVENNLVSPSSAVFPEFDDSFVEYSRSILEDVGKGTLEYRVYEVNAYVDSENTFGAMVRTHFFVEVYAYVDDYNSPKFGEEGIHKNIEDHYYTIILSLNG, via the coding sequence ATGAGAGTAAAAAGGATTACCGCTATACTTATGCTCCTTGTAGCGCTTCTTGTAACTGTGACTGGTTGCTCCGACGAACTTCCTTCCGGCTTACCCGATGTTTATGAAATAGCTAAGATAAATGTTGAGAATAATCTTGTTTCACCATCAAGCGCAGTATTTCCTGAATTCGATGATAGCTTCGTGGAATACAGCAGAAGCATTTTGGAGGATGTAGGCAAGGGGACGCTAGAATATAGGGTCTATGAAGTCAACGCCTATGTAGATTCGGAAAATACATTTGGAGCCATGGTGCGTACCCACTTCTTTGTAGAGGTGTACGCTTATGTAGACGACTATAATTCCCCAAAGTTTGGTGAAGAGGGCATTCACAAGAACATTGAGGATCATTATTATACCATTATTCTAAGTCTAAATGGATAG
- a CDS encoding hypothetical protein (Evidence 5 : No homology to any previously reported sequences): MLKVILTLIRGALSDILNTLLRKLYPAPA, translated from the coding sequence ATGTTAAAAGTCATCCTTACCCTGATCCGTGGCGCTCTCAGCGACATCCTGAACACTCTCCTGCGAAAACTCTATCCGGCCCCGGCGTAA
- a CDS encoding conserved membrane hypothetical protein (Evidence 4 : Homologs of previously reported genes of unknown function) has product MLKTNLSIYLIDIIALFFLYGLLHSSNILNKNRKKSFLFAIMLTVIVILLEAGTILTSNENIRLRSLIIFFNVFGFALSPVIPIALIAVIDIKFIQTHKIMLLPTFINIAAAILSPLLGLIFYVDANNQYIRGYYFFVFVMVYIINLILLFISTFLICKKHHYPIIWKSIFLSVFTIAGTSIQLIVPSVYISWHCITLSLILYFLLLSEFDNSFDTLSGLYNRATFEKAVKQIKRQKAFSVIAIDINDFKIINDTYGHNYGDSVINSIAIILKESLDSRYTCYRVGGDEFCILCKELNKDNIEYHLKKITDTLSEKRAIDSRIPTIAYGYSVFQGGKKPDFEKIHKEADDQMYRYKKLHKDLALKSNGD; this is encoded by the coding sequence ATGTTAAAAACTAATCTTTCTATATATTTAATAGACATTATTGCTCTTTTTTTCTTATATGGATTATTACATAGCAGCAATATCTTGAACAAGAATCGCAAAAAGTCGTTTTTATTCGCAATCATGCTCACCGTTATTGTTATTTTGCTAGAAGCTGGAACGATACTGACCAGTAACGAAAATATCAGACTGCGTTCCTTAATTATTTTTTTCAATGTTTTCGGATTTGCGCTATCTCCGGTGATTCCTATTGCATTAATTGCTGTTATAGACATTAAATTTATCCAAACTCATAAAATTATGCTGCTGCCTACATTCATAAATATTGCTGCAGCTATATTATCCCCCTTATTAGGATTGATTTTTTATGTTGACGCCAACAATCAATATATAAGAGGCTATTACTTTTTTGTGTTTGTGATGGTTTATATCATTAATCTAATATTACTCTTTATCAGCACTTTTTTAATCTGCAAAAAGCATCATTATCCAATTATATGGAAAAGTATTTTTCTTTCTGTTTTTACGATTGCTGGCACAAGCATTCAGCTTATCGTTCCATCAGTTTATATATCATGGCATTGTATAACATTATCGCTGATCTTATATTTTTTATTACTTTCCGAATTTGATAACAGCTTTGATACGCTATCCGGGCTGTATAACCGAGCAACGTTCGAGAAAGCTGTTAAACAGATTAAGAGGCAAAAAGCATTTTCCGTAATTGCAATTGATATTAACGATTTTAAAATTATTAACGACACTTACGGTCATAATTACGGTGACAGTGTTATTAATTCAATTGCTATCATTCTAAAAGAATCTCTAGATAGCCGCTACACATGCTATCGGGTCGGCGGAGACGAGTTTTGTATTTTATGTAAAGAATTAAATAAGGATAATATCGAATATCATCTGAAAAAAATCACAGACACTCTTTCCGAAAAACGCGCTATCGACAGCCGGATACCAACGATCGCTTACGGATATAGTGTTTTTCAAGGTGGCAAGAAACCTGATTTTGAAAAAATACATAAAGAGGCCGATGACCAAATGTATCGTTACAAAAAACTGCATAAAGACCTCGCGCTGAAAAGCAACGGGGATTAG